One Triticum dicoccoides isolate Atlit2015 ecotype Zavitan chromosome 3B, WEW_v2.0, whole genome shotgun sequence genomic window, tcttttgggcactcaaaaaatggaaaaaggttttttcgtccaaagaaaatgaaaacttccttaagaaatattgtttgccattccaatatgcacccttgtgcacaatatgagatcatttgaacaaactatgccatgaatgtggccataagattgattatttggcttgaaagccattgatctccagacatgatagctcgtttctgagaacagttTTTTAATATAATtaacgtattacaagtttattatttttcctggtaacttggtcacgtaTAATgatacaatgtgaaggttttccaattttttgattgttttttaattttttttgcccgtttcaaaatacggtcaaaacggcgggaatgtccgttcctagctagtgcttgaatcttggaatttttttggtgtttctctgattaaatagatacttttgtacctagaaatgattttaggAAAAAAAATAGGAAACAATGAGgacgctgcagttcaaatttgacccgtttcttgCTGAatgagcggaaatttgtctttttcatgagaggtggatcaaaaattttgacacccaatcatttggtcaattgtgcattaaatatgtcctagtattttaaaaaattgatttggtacaattttgcaacaaatatatggtaggtccttcacaaaaaaagtcattttgggcactcggaaaatgattaaaaatagctagaaagatcataaatgcatagaaattggtccttatccctaaaatgtggtctaactctagtgaaaatttgtgtggtgccaTTTTACAAAATAGTTTTAatagctacttcacaaaatccctctatttttagtaCTTAGACACTTTTTAAATCACTGGTTTTTCAAACCAATCATGActcttcccacggatcgatgacatggcgcccatccatccatccatccatctctccatcccacatccatccatccatctatctatagaAAAAAGATAATAAAATGAAAGAGAGATAccccccacccgcagcccaaaccctaggtcAGATCCCATCGACTCCCCCATTGCACCCCTCCTCTCCtcgcagccgccgccacctcctccctcgatCCAGTCCTCTCCTAGGCCTCCTTTCCCCGATCCAGTCCTCTTCCCGCCGCTCGCACCCACCACCGACCTCGCAGCACTCCTCACACCGCCGCCGACCTCGTCCCTCCCTTCCCTCACCATCTCTCCCTACCCTATGCCCCAGATCGAGTCGAGCAGGTCGGCCGACGCGCTAGGGTTCCGTCCCTCCGCCCCTGCCATCGCCGCAATCGCCCCGGCGCTCCCCGCTCCGCCCCCCACCCGACCCCCAACACACTGGTGCTCTCCCCCCGCCCGCGGCCATGGCGGAGAAGCTGAGGGTTTAGGGTTGCAGCGAGATGTCGACGGCGAAGCCCCTCCCCCGCGGCCAAttgcggcgcccccgcagcccctcCCCCACGCAGGCGAGGCGTATTGGCAGCCTTGGCCACACCAATCTGGCGGACACAGCCTCGATCCGGAGGGAGGGATTTGGCAGCCATGGTGATGGGGgtcgcctccctcctccctcccctcGTCGGAGGTCACCGGTGGGGCCCTGGGCTGGCGCGGCTCCCGCGAACAGAAGCCCTCGCAGCATCGCACAACAGCAAGCCCATCGCCCCAGACCGACGCATGCCGACCTCAGCAACTCCGGCCAGGATGGTCGCCGTCAGGGTGAGCCCCTCTTACTCATACGCACCGCAATCACGGGGATTAGTTCTCGTCGTGTGATCTGAACTGACCATTTGGTGCTCGCACTCGTGTAGTTCCACCAGTACCAGGTGGTCGGGAGGGGCCTGCCGACGCTGACAGAGGAGCATCCCAGGATCTACCGCATCAAGCTCAGGGCCATGTTTCGTTGTGCATCAGCTATACTGGTTCACCCTTTGATGATTTTGCTTGCCATCATTTTTTCTGTTGCGCTATTAGATATTAATATTATGCATGGATGTGAGTAGCTTGCTGAATCAATAGGGGATGAGCTTCACTGTGATTTATTGCGAATCTGCCGTCCGGCACTCGTTAGGTACTTGAGATGGTACTTGGTCCACTCCGTGTTGGCCATAGCTTTGTTAATTGATGTATTTTTATGAACTGGGTACTGCAGTTGTTGCTGCTGTATTCTGATTACTTGTTGTGACCGGTATTGAGAGATTTTGGTGGTTGCTTTGAGTACATTTAACTCGAAGTTCTCCAGTACTCCTAGATTTGCTACTCAAACAAATTTTGAGTACTTGCACTGGAAAGGAGTGAAATACTCCTGTTACTTGCATAGGTTTAAAAATGACTTGTGTAGGTTTAAAAATACTCCGGGTACTTGTGATGAAACCAACAATTAACTTGCTAACCTCTTTCAGTGTTCAATCATCTCTTCATTCTTAAATTTCAGTGTTCAATTTCAAATTATACAAACTGGAAGTgtctgttctttttctttttgaagtAGGGAGGTTCTTGATAGTAGTGTGGTAAGAAAAACATCAACTTTGTGATGCTTCCAGTAGACCACTAGCATGCATGTTTTGGGTAATCAATTTAGCTGCTCTGCTGTGTAAATTGAAAGTGAAGAAACCTGATAAGTTAAACCCAGGTGCATGATTGTATACCTAATCTGATATGCTTTTAAACTGTACCTGGGTACTGAACCCAAGTTAAGTATACCCGAGTATTCTCACGTGTGTGCATAATATGCTGGATAGATAGCTCATGGTTTGTTCCTGTACCATTCTTGCTAAATGGGTAGCTCATGGTTCTGTGTAGCAGAATATGTTTAAATTTTCTGGGGTACCCTTTTTTTACTCTGAATAAGCAACAGAAGTGCTCAACATCCATCATGCATAACCCTGGACATTTATGGTCTCTGTTGATATGTCTTGCTGTGTACGTATAGTGCCTGTACATGCATGGTTGTGTTTTGCAGGTGTAGGGTAACTTTTACTGCACAAGTTAAGTTGAGACtggttaattttttttgaaagATGTGTTGTCTTGCAGTGTCTGTGACAAAAGGGGAGGACTGCTTTGCAATCTCAATGTACCCTGTTCATCAGAGACAACATCTCCGTGGGCGCCTTCGTGTGCTCTTTGGGCAGTCGGAGCCATGCTGTCAGAGCTCTTCACCAACTGGACCATCTACACCAACAAGGTGGGTGCATACCCAACCAATTGTGCAGCGGTAGCAGCACCAGCAGTACTTCGTTTTGAAAATCCGTCGAGTTTCTGACACTGTCAACATGGCTGGAATGTGTGCAGCCGGCGGCGTTGGTGACGCTGTTGTTCGTGATTGCGGTCAACCTGGCGATCGGCATCCTGCCGCACATGATGCGCCCGGCGCCATGGAGTACCTCATGGGCGTGCTCGCCTCCCCCAGCATCCCGATCTCAACAAGCCTAGCGGCCGCCGTCCTTGTCCTGctcgaggagcaggaggaggaggggcgcaTCTAGCCAGCCACAAAGGGCCTGCTCTGTACCACCACATCATCGGCCTTCTGCAGCATCGAGTTCAATATGTCAGGTGACCCTTCCTATCCCGTCTGATATGATGGTCAATAGTTGCTTGTAGATGAATGATGAAGTGTTGCTGTGGATGTGAATGAGTAGCCACAAGTCTGTTCGCATCATTGCCATAGCTAGTGAATGAGCAGCCACAAGTCTATTTGCGTCAATGCCATAGTTACCTGAATACAAATGAGCAGCCACAAGTCTGTCTGTACTGTCACATTGCCATCCATAGCTGCCAATCACTGTAGATAAATAGAATTTCCCCAAAACTATGTGGGGAATTTGGTTAACCTTGTTGAATCAGATATCATTCTGACACCTGATTATCATATCACTTGTCTATGTTCAGTTAAGAGTATTCAGTTTAGATGCAGATTTAGTCAACACTATGGATCAGTATTCAGTTTAGATGCAGATACATTCAACACTAGGTATCAATACATGTTTGCGAATGTTATATGCAAGGTTTCTTATTAGATCTCAACTTCAGCAGCTATTTTTCATTGTTAGGAGAATGTTATATGAACAACTTCACTTGATTTCCTAACTTTTTTGATTTATAACCTGCAGATGCGGTGTAAAAGAGCTCCAGGAGAAGAATCCCGAAGAAAACCAGCACCCAACTATGTGTTTTAGCTCCATGGAGCTGGCCATGTTAATATTAGGTGTATTTTATAGTTGAATACCTGATTTGTACTGCCATGACTGTAAAGTACTTCGTTTGGCTGTTGTTTGAAATTGTATGTGTTATTGGCTATGTTTGAATCAAGTTATTGGTTATTGAACAAATAGTGAACTGATCCTTGGGACCCATTTCACTAGCGAGTCCTTTAAAATGGGaaacaaacaaaacaaaaaccgacaaGTGGGACCTAATTGGATGATCTGACTAGTGGGACCTGGTCTAAAATGGAAtctaaaaaggccaaggcccaaacaagAAATGGAAGCAAAAAGGCCAAAGGCCgagaaaataaaaggccaaattgCTGGGCTAGGCCAATGTAGCTGACCAAAATTAAAAGGAAAAAAATCATTAatgggccgaattgttgggctaggcccatgtagaaaaccaaattggaccgggctgattctagtgccacatcagattgccacgtcggatgcctacgtggcctggggaggctgctagtgaccaaaacaaaacagtaggcatattttggtcgtaaacgtctacgaccttctcactgagaaggtcgttaatttcatttATGACCGTCAGCTTTTGACCATCTtttttttgtcacaaaaaggtcacaaatggaaaataatgaccattcagtgaccaatagtcaaggtcacaagctgacatatttcttgtagtggtgcaACCAAAGGCATCCTAGTTGGTTACCTGCATGGCCGGGTGTGTGGCCATTGAAAGCTGCTACGCACACGCTTGACTTGGACGTCTGCATGTGCATGCCAGTTAAGTGGTTAGTACATGGAGGTCGTCGCCTAAGTGGCCGAGGGAGATGGCTGGCTGGTGCGTGAGGACACATCCACAATGTAGTCTTGGTAGTGACCAAGGAGAAATTTATTCTTAGTGGCACTGTCTCCCCTCCTCATCCTCCTATTTCGTCCCCGCGGGTGACgtgggggaaaccctagggcgccgtgGGCTGGGCCCCCTCCCTTCGTCTTCCTCCCTCGGTGCCGTACGTTTGCATCGTTGGGCAAAGCCCGTTTGGTGCTGGCGGGCGGCGGGGACTCGTCTCTCGCTGCTCGGTCATCGCGGTGCAGGGTGCCTTGCCCGGGAGGCAGCCCTGCTCTATTAGGGGCGCGGTGGCATGACCACATTGTACGGCGGTGGGGCTTCTAGTTCGCGGTGGTGGCATGGAGGGTCTCGCGGTGGTGGACGCACTCGTGGCGGCGGTTGATTTGAACCGATGGAAATGCAGGAGGTTGCGGGCGAGCTGGTTTCCGGCCGGATCTGTCGCCAGGGGCCCGGCTGGTGGTGTAGGGCGGGGGCCGGGGCTTGTCATGGTCGCGGATTCAGGAGGGGGCGGTGGTGGTTGTTGGCCTACTCCTCGGATTTGGCCCATTGCCGTTGATGGGTGGCTCGGGTGGTCCCTCGGGGTCCCAGCGTGGATGTCGGCTGCCACGACATGGTGCTGGCTCAAGGCGGTCGTCTGGGCCATTTCACGGCGGCGGCTGGACTTCTTGGTGTCGGTCGGTCGGTGAGCACCCTTGTCGACCTTCGATTCCTCTCCTCATCGTTCGGGTGCAACCTTCATCGAAGGGTTGGCCCTCTCCCCATTGCGGTCCATCGCTCGTCTCATGCTCGGCAGTACGAGCGACTTCgtatcgcgcccggcagcaggaccagcCACATCTCGCCCCCGGCAGCAGGACCAAGGTCGTCTCATGCCCGGTACCACGGCCGGACTTGCTGGCCCTCTCCCAGTTGcggtccatcgctcgtctcgcgcccgacagCAGGACCGACCTCATCTCGCACCTGACAGAAGGACCAAGCTCGTCTCGCGCCCAGCAGCAGGACCAAGCTCGTCTCGTGCCCGGTGGCAAGACCGAACTCGTCTCACTTCCGTCAACAGGGCCAAGCTCGTCTTGCGCCCAACGGCAGGATGGGCCGATGGAGGCCAATTTTGGCCGGCCTATTGGGTCTCAGCGCTGGGGCTACTCAAGAGTGCAAAAGCCGGGGCCTTTCCACTCGTATCTTTGGTTGGTGTAGCGGTGGGTGGCGGGTGAGGTgatgtcaaggtcttggatgccggggcggcggccctggtgctgGTGTCACGGTGCTCATGGGGATGCAACACTTCGTTTATTCGGTGCTAGCACGaggttttatatataaagcacaagCGCCAAGATGAGTCTAAAATCGCTGATGTTCGTGTTAGCTTAAGACTGATGATGTTGTGAGAGTGTAACTTGCCTGCCTGAGTAATAATTTTACCAGCAAAATGCCCGTGCCTTGCCACGGAACTTTTGGCTTAGATGTGGTGAAATAACGTTAGTGGTCTTTATCAATGTCGCTAGAGAATTTTAAATTAGCATATTAGGTTGGGGTGAAAACTAAATCCAAGATCGATTTTGGGTTGAAGTCACATTTTTGTATATGTCATTAATGTCATTTACAAAAAAATAGTCTCACATGAAAGTAGTGTATTTGTTTATTTATGATAGATCTTACATGTGAGTAAATTAAATTTGTTCATATGTGTCTTGGAGTCCCTCTGACGAGATCCAATAAAGTATGTGTCTCTCGGAAGATTGCTAGTTTCACATGTGGTAGTAAATCTCAAAACCACCACATTAGCAGCTAGGGTACTTCAAAACTATCGCTTTTGCCAAATATAACAAAAGACCACTACTTCGGTATCAAGTGAATAACAAATCAAACTAAATTAGACGTGAGCCGTGACTAACAACAAAATTGACGAGTGGGACCCAACTGTTAGGCTGATGGGGAGAAAACTAGTCTTAGTCAATGTGTTGACTCGCTGAGGTGGACGGGGCTCCACCTGTCAGCCACATGTCTTATTTCCTCCTTTTCTTTTCCTATCTCCGGCCACTACTGCAGCATGCCAACCGCCACAACCATGCCATGCACCTGCCCACAGCCATCTCCGCTCTCCTTGCTGGCTCCGGCCACCTCACCGGACACGGAGGCGCCGCCCAACGAGCTCCCCTCAGCCCCAGCATCGGATCCAGGCACCGGCCGCCTGATCCACCCCGCAAGGCGCAGTGGCGCGCTACCACCTCCCCAATGAGCCTACCATATCGAACTCCGCGGCATGACGCGGATCGCCTATTTAGTTGCACCACCACCGCAGGCAGGGGCAGGGCCTCGGCCTCGTCGCAGCTGGCAGGGGCAGGGGCACGGGCAGGTGGTGCCTCGGCCTCGCCGGAGCGGGCAGGGGCGCGGGCAGGTGGGGGCTCGGCCTTGCCGGAGCGGGCAGGGGCGCGCACGCAGGGTGCTCGGCCTCTCATGCTGGGGCGCGGGCGCTCGATGGCTCAGTCTCGACGGAGCGGACTGGGTCAACAGCCGTTGTTGTTCTTCCACGGTCGCTGGTCCTGTGTGAACGAAGGAGAGGacagaagagaaagagaggagagaggaggccaggGGTATGGCTGACAGGTGGTGCCACATCAGCCTGGACAGACAGGTCCCACCCATCAGTTTTGCTATTAAACGTGTTCATTATTCACTTGGCACAGAAATAGTggtctttttttatatttttggcaAAAACGGTAGTTTTAGAGTACCCTAGCCACAAATGTGGTGGTTTTGACCAATTTAATCTACATGTGGGGATACCTGTATTTGTTTATTTAGAAAGAATGTTGGACTCAAATGTGAACTCACCACCAACTTCAATCTTCGTAAGTAGGAGAGATTACTCTGGCTCTCAAAAATTAATAGTAGTGGTCATCCAAATCAACTATAGCGGGTTATAGTGGCATTTCATAACGTTACCTGACAATTGTACATAAACACCATATAGCGGCACCCTGCTCAAGCTGCTATAGCGAGGCTAGCCGGTTATTAAAACTTCAATCGTTACATGGATAAAATTGTACTCTATCTCTATGCTATGTTGACTTCTTGAGTAATTACCGGGGCAAAGGCGCCGACCTCACCCACGAGCTCCCTGTTCTTGTGCTGCTTCACCTCCTTCTTGTAGTACCCCTGCTCCTGCTCGCCTCCGCCGAAGGACTccttggaggtggtggtggtgtgcgACATGATCCTACCATCGTTGTGCCCGTAGCTGTGGACGTGCCCATACCCGGGCCTGCCTGAGTCGAAGAGCCCGTGGGCGGTGTTGGAATACATGGTCCTGCCACCGCCGCCGTAGCCTTGCCCGTGCATGCTGGAGTCGAACCACTGGACGTCAGTGGTGTTGGAGTACATGTTCGTCCCGCCATACCCATGGCCGTGGCAGGTGCCAAGGCCGTGCTTGCTAGCGTCGTAGCACTCGGTGGGGGTGGAGTAAATGGTCCTGCCACCGTCGAAGCCCTCGTCGGTGTTGGAGTAGGACAAGGGCCTGCCGCCGTTGTAGTAGGCCGCCATTCTAAGAGCAGATGGTGAGCTAAGCTAGCTTGTGTAATGGATACTGGTACCTGTTGATGCTTGCTTGGCTGCCACAAATGTGCCGAGGAAGGGGTGTATTTATAGCATGGCGACTTAGCAGTGAAAGGTGACGACGAGGTGGGgactgtagttctgaaacattttcAGCATCATTTTGTCGCTGCCGACATgtgttatatacatacatagccttgCTATGCCAAGATTCATCGTATCAAGTTGTTTTCCCTCTTTTGGAAAAGGGTATAACTGGAAGCATTTTTTTTTTTTGCAGCACTCAATAAAGTTATTCTTCTTTCCGCTCCTTTCAGCAAAGCATCCATATCTCTATCTCTAGTACCAAATGAAAATGTGTTTCTGTAACTCTCTTTCTCGTCACATGGTTCTTATTAATAGTTCACCTGAGATGAGTAAGAGCAACTCTTATCAATTTACTATATCAAAAAATTCACTCTTAACAAACTTTAGTTGATGTCTTAACCCCGTATCCACCTGATGCCATTGGGAGATGGGAGTGAGCAACTTAGCATACATAAGTATGATTTCTCTTAGTAAACGAAAATCACAAGACATGAATTTGTTTTTGTAGAAAGCAAAGAGCCGGCTAATGAGTTAGCTTAGTAAACCCAAACTATTAGATTTAGTAACAAAAACCTACTTCAGTTCTCATGAAAAAGAATATGCCCGCAGGAGAAACATGGCAGTACAAACAGATCTCATATTTCGTCAAGAAATAGCAGATAATCACGAATGGGGTATGTCTAGTGCATTGCTTACTGGCCACACAAATACATATTCTAAGAATCTCAATCTCAGTTCATATGTTGCGAAGGGCGGTGGCTGGTGTTGTTTCTATCACTGGGTGTTGCCGTTCACTTTGGCCAAATCATGCTTTTATTTCACTTTGCTCTTTCAAGTTTTAGAACAAATTGCTCATTTATTAGTGTGAGATTGTGCATTCTCGAGATCTTGATTAACTATGGATATCGTATTAGTGTAAGATGCATCGATTGACTGTAATTGATATCTTAATGATATTAACATATTCCCATTACTAAAAAGGATAGATAAATACTAGAATCCACAATTGCTCCCACCAAAAGACTACAAGAAATTATAAAATTGTCTTTTAAGAAGCAGACAGGAAAATACATATGTTATGTGACAATCAACATGAAGTAATATTCAATAAAAGAAATGCTATGTCGGAATCAAACATAAGTAAAATTTATTTGTTCAATTTTAATTGGATTAACTATGAGGGATAAATACTTCTTTGAAAATCGGGGTCCTTTTTTGATGGCGAAAACGGGTTCCCTAATGTACTGCTACGGGGTGAACCAACCCGTGGTTGGAtggttacactagtagaaaacagggcttccgTTCGGCtagaaaagagcattaatcccggttgcattagaactgggactaatgtgagcattagtcctggTTCGAGCGGCGAGGGCACCGTACAGGAATTACTCCCGGTTCAAATgcgatctttagtcccggttggtgccacgaaccggtactaaagggtgcgatgccctactgcctgtttgcaaatttttggaatcctcaaattctaaaggaAAAAAtgttatgctcaaattttagttttttttgaatttttgttaaatctggtcaaactatggtcaaactacctattcaagaagtattagtgttactaaataattattcaagaatgttagtgttactaaataattatttcagtttttttgaattttggtcaaatctggtcaaactatggtcaaacaatggtcaaactacttattcaagaaatattagtgttactaaataattattttagtttttttaaattctggtcaaactatggtcaaactatggtcaaactatggtcaaactacgtattgaagaaatattagtgttcctaaataattattgttttttagaacaatagtttcaaactcaaacattgaaatgtgtgacttcatgttcaagctaaattcctgagggttaataggattgacatctaattattgtcaggaaaacaacaagtgcagacttggaaacgagggagaatagaacccgaaagttaaacgtgctctggagtagtgagaggatgggtgaccgtccgggaagttagatggttttgaatgatgaggggtgattagagattagaggttaaattgagcagtgatgaggggtgattaaagATTAgatgttaaattgagcagtgatgaggggtgattagagattagaggttaaaataatttagaaatttgaaattaaaaaaaatcaaaacaaaattcaaaacaaaatcataaaatttcctttagtaccagttggtgttaccaaccgggactaaaggtggacctccaggcagtggccacgtggacggcctttagtcccggttcgtgtaagaaccgggactaaagggagaggctttagtaacgaccctttagtcccggttccagaaccgggactaaaggcccttatgaaccgggacaataggccatttttctactagtgttaggagGACAGTGTTATCACCAGTCCACCAAGGTTTATGTCCCAGTGCTCGTATTTTCgtagatttatttcaggatttcctgcGATGCGCGTTTAGTTGGAGGAGACGTTCTATCAACTATGAGGCGTTTATGGTGACTTCATTAACGTCAAGGTAATATGtcagctcagtctctcggaggggcTCATGTCGATAGgtatgcgtgtgtgtgttcatagaGGCGAGTGCATGCGcatatatatgagcgcttgtgtttgtACTGTGTTCAAAATAAAAATGAACACCTACAAGGCATGTCAAGGTATGGCTTTATGTGAAACCTAGTCTCGTCTCCGTCGATAGgatagtgggccggcccagtaaCATGCTTCTGCTGATATTTATTCATAAGATTGTTTTGTTAAACTTTTAGTTTCTAAATGTGTTAAAATATTGGAatatatatatttaaaatattTCTTCAAATTTTGAAAAGCTATACGTGCATTAGAAATGTCCATCTGGTGAAAACATATATGCAAAACTTCTACAAAAAAATTGGTAGCATTAAAAAATGTTGATGGCATTTTAAACATATATCATCTGCTAAACGTTTTTGATTTTTTAATCAATATATATATACTATATAAAAGTATTTTCGTGTCATTCAGAAAATAAATAATATGTCATCCCACTCAAAAAAGTAtgtgaaattaaaaaaaattattcTATCATGTCAGAAATGATCACGACAATCTAAAAAGTGTT contains:
- the LOC119280254 gene encoding uncharacterized protein LOC119280254; this translates as MAAYYNGGRPLSYSNTDEGFDGGRTIYSTPTECYDASKHGLGTCHGHGYGGTNMYSNTTDVQWFDSSMHGQGYGGGGRTMYSNTAHGLFDSGRPGYGHVHSYGHNDGRIMSHTTTTSKESFGGGEQEQGYYKKEVKQHKNRELVGEVGAFAPADVAPPVSHTPGLLSPLFLFCPLLRSHRTSDRGRTTTAVDPVRSVETEPSSARAPA